The following nucleotide sequence is from Glycine max cultivar Williams 82 chromosome 9, Glycine_max_v4.0, whole genome shotgun sequence.
TATGCAACACTAAAGAGGAATAATACTTGGAGTTTGATCCCTCTGCCCCCTAACAAACTTCCCATTGGCTGCAAATGGCTATTTCAGATCAAATTtgcttaattataaaaatagaagaacttAATAGGCTCAAAAATAGAAATCACATAGTCCAAAActaaaggaattaaaaatgcaatggagccaaaaaaatttaaaagaaacacTTCATAGAATAAGGCAATGATAATAGACAAGAAACTAAATAGCATAGGTATTATATCTTCTACGATTTGTAGtcatgataaaataattgactttctttttaagagaaaaagagagataaatgTGTTTGAGTCCCTGTGTAAATATTTTCATCATTGTTTTCATCctaaaatacataatataaacTTAATTTCTTTGACATATAGGTGACTAGTTCACAAACTTACAGATTGGACTAAATGATcgagaaatagaaaagaaaaaaataaccatGTGAAAAAGATacaactaaaagataacttgtTATCTCACCAAAAACAATTAAAGAATTGTGTGTATTATATGCACGAAGGAATTTAAGCTTGAAACATTTTCTGTCCCAACATATATCTTACTTCCATTAGTGAATCCTATTGCATGGTAAGAAGCACATATGGAATCCTCACAGGTATAAGTTCAcaagatagaaaaaaagaacTCATTCACCTTAAAAAAAAGTGCACAATTGATGTGAAgaaaatttcatgatttttaatatcaatAGCAGAAGAAACAAATTTATCACAATAGAAGCCATTGCAAGTGTTTATCTGTTACCCCAAAgatgaaacaaattaatttaacaaaagaaaTGAAGTGAACACACAACTGTCTGAGTGCTgcttttaattttctatattttttaaaaagttacatGTCACTgaagattaaaataatcataatattcatagaaaaaacaaaaagaaaaccaagGTATGCTAATGGACTATCAGAAGATTTCATTTTAGTATTATACAGCTTTCAAGATGAAGAGTGAGAATGCTTACCACTAGATCTGGGGCATCGTCTTCCTTGCACATCACCCAAGAGACCCCAGTTCCCATTTCCACAGCCATTTTTGCAGCCCAATTCACATAGTTTTGACCAGCAGCTCCTTGCAACTTACTCTGTGCCCCATATTCATTCTCAATCTAAAACAACAAACACATGGTGAATCATGAATGCATCATTAAATAATGAATATTATGTAACATGTACAAGCTATATAAATAATCATGAATTAACTTATTTCATAAACTTATGACCCAACTTAACATAGTTGGGCAGCTTTCTCATTTCAGGACCTGGAACTGGAAGCAGAGTAAAGTTACACAACCACTTTGTCAATAAGTTCTAAATCATTCgtttaaacttttattattacaaGATTAACCATGCAAATCAAAATCCAGTGCATGTTCCATTtcatggagagagaaaaaacagGATTTAAACATCACAGAAAGGTTCAAAATGACAATGAACTTCCAAATTTCAAAGATTTATGCATTTATAGCTTCCAACTATTCTAGATCACTGCTCTAGGGTGTCTGAACAAATAgctgaagaaagaaaattgaacaCTTTGATCAGAATACATGAACATAATGTTAGGGTTAATTATTCAGGGGAATGGGGGAGGATTGACTAGtatgaaaataatgaaaaaagagaagaggCGTACTAGGTTTTTCAGGCTTGGCATCGACCCATTTGGAGAGAGCAagctataaacaaaataaaatcaatagatAGCTATCTTACAAGGATATATGCAGAATTGAAAATGTCACAAGCTTTCTCATAAAAGGCAGCCACATTTTCCTGAAATCATGCCACTTATTATCAATTCGAGCAACAGTAATATTGTTTATACAAACctactttaaataaaatagaaaatacaattcaAGCAAATCATTAATTCAACCTTTTAATTTGGCTTATCTTTGCTACCAGTAAACTGGTTTCCCATGAAACAAATATCTTAACTTGCAAGGGGAACAAATCTGGCAAACAGTCCTTTTCATATGGGATGGTTCCAAAATCTTTCACTGCATTATTAAAATCATTATGCCTACAAGAAGAGTGAGATGAATGATGAATCAATTTTCTAATTCTGTAAACAATATGTTCTTAGAATATTTGGCGGAAGATCTTTTATCAGTAGAAAGAAGACTTAAGATATCATTCATTGCTGTTAAATCATTGTGAATAATTATTTAACCTAAAAAAAAGTAGAGGATAAGAAAACTCCATATATGGGCAAAGGCAAAGGTCGCGGTCAGGGATAGGGTTGTCATCACGAATCCAACACATATATCTCCAACGACAAGGAAAAACCCTAACAACGACGATTGGAACTTCAGTGCgaaagaaggaagagaaatgGAACCTCTAATAGGACGCATATGACCCACAACATAGTTTCGCCACGACGGAGGAGATGAAGACCTTTTTCTGAGATGAAGGGGGTTACGCGGCTAGGGATGAAGGGGGTTACGCAGCTAGGGTTATGAGATGAAGGTTTTTGGagataaaacaatttaaaaaatacaatcaaaGACGCGTTGTGTTAACAAACGATGTTATATTGAATGCTTGTATGAGTATACTACAATGTTGTTTATGGCAATGTAGTCATTTAATGAGCCACTCAAATACTACTACGGTCTTTGCCAAGAATGATATCATTCGCTTTGtggtatttacaaaaatgtcaccgcgtGTATCTTATAATGGTCCCCAAATAACCGATGTCGTCTTCTAGTCGTAGAATAttgtttttctagtagtgatagtTGAATACTATAGTATGGGGTGACAATACTCGCATTTGTGAATGTATAAAAGATTAGACAATGATTTGTGACATTTAACTGGCATATGAGAAAAGGCTTACTTTGGCTTTGAACTATTTGGTGCATAATGGTTTCAGATGCCATCTTCTTGTTCATCCATCTCCTCAAGAATTACATATTTAGCTGCAGAATCTCTTGAATGCTCTTCCACGTCACTGCCACCAGCATGTCCCTTCTGAAGCTTAAGGTATCtgaatgtttttcaaaaaaacaacaaacacattCAATAACTAGCATTAAACTGATAGGAAATATTAGTATGTCTGAGACAAACACCAGTTTGGCTTTGGTAAACTAGATAGTATGCGTATAGGATTACATCGTAGCATGTAATTTGAGCTAGTATGTTATATTATTAGATTGAAAAACTTGTAATTCCATTGTTTTACTTGTTTTAAACTTAGGCATTTAAAAAAgtggtttaattatttttctatatgtttttctgataaagaaatatattagagaATGACGAATGACACGAGATCTTttaatgaagaaacaaaaagtaataaataagagaaaccattttatttattttttcaattaaagttgaaatattaattaaaatattaggcatatgaaataaaaagaaactgcAGAGTAAGATTCAATAATAACCATTAGCATGCAAATCATGCAAAGACATAAATGACAACTCTAGTGCTCAGCATATGAAGTGGCATTGAACTTCTTATATGTGCAAGTACAAGCAAATCAACTACAGATAGCAGGCAATAAAAATTTCCCTTCCTTAAGCCCTAAGCCTCAGTATCTAGTTATATACACCGCAGAAGATAGTATTAGGAATGAAAGAATTTATGTCTAATAGATAGCATCTGAAGGGGTTTTGGAATTAGGAATATAGAATATAATGATTATTCAATTATCCCCCCTCAGTGTGGCTGAAAGTTTAAAAGCCAGAAAATCCCATGAGAGCAGCTAAAAaaatagcacaaaaattttgtttattagagaataaattaaaagtagagAAAAGAATGGCGACAAATTAGATATTGTTGCTTGAAATATATGTCCTCTGATGACTTACTTGTACCAATTAAACAAACTGACACCAACCATAATAGTTAATAAGCCACATCCTTTCAACCAAGTGAATTTGATCATGAAAGTACAATACTGCAACCTACACATAAACAACATAAACCAAgaatatattaaattcaaatagaTGTACAACCAGCAAACCCAGATGtgagaaaattttaatatatatacactatAGAAACAGTGTGGTGAGGATGTTGGATAACACCTCATTTAAGATATATTCAGTAGACAGAATATATATTTCTAGGTTAACTATGTTAAAGGACACTATATGAGTTCTGAAGTCACTTTAAAGGAAGGAATGGACAATGCAATAAGTAATTTGGAAATTTAGTAACCAGATTATAATTTGGAAATTCAGTTTTGGAAAAGAAGACGCATGTGATTTGAAAATGGTTTTATGTTGTAGCAGTAATAATTACGTCAAAATCCTTTGCGGTACTTCATAATCACATCAGAATTCATATTTCATAATCTTTTGCAGtaaagatggtggaaaatagacttaggtggtttgagcatgtagagagaagaccggtagactgtgtagtgaggagagtagaccagatggagtgaaggcaaacaattcgaggcagaggaagacccaaaaagactataagagaggttatcaagaaggatctcgaacttaatgatttggatagaagtatgatacttgatagaacattatggcggaagttgatccatgtagccgaccccacctagtgggataaggcgttgttgttgttattgttgttgaatCTTTTGCAGTACTTCAACTATATGGGGATGCTCGCAGTAGAAGGTACATATGATAAAATGGAGGCTCTTCTAAGCCAAAACATCCACCCCGTGGACATCCTTCTGCTGTTAGCTGCCTCAGAAGGTGACAAGCCAAAAATTGAAGAACTCTTGAGAGCTGGAGCAAAATATGATGTAAAAGATGCAGACGGAAGGACGGCACTGGATAGGGCTGGACGAAATTAAAGATttcattcttaatttttcagTGCAGAGGGCATGATTTGTTTGCTACCATTGTAAGTAAGTTCAGCTACATAGTTGTTACACATTTTGATAACTTTTGAACTATGTTAGTTTATATGCTTTGGATTGATCATGAGAATGAAGTTTATCTCTATAATGACAAACACATACTAATTAACAACCTAACACTATAACCCATAAAGTAGTTACTACAATCCATCTGGTGTGGACAATATTAATGTAGTATTGGGTGGCCAATTTGCATACGAAACTTCCCTCTGCACATGGACTGTGGATATATAACCAACTCTTAAAGTGCAAGCTTTGGTGGATGTGTGTCATGAAAATGCTTTCGAATGTGAACATGTCTCAGCTTAAAATACCCATTTATTTCTGTCTAGGGTGCAAATGCTGTCTAGATAGATTAATTTAACAGGAATGGGAAAAAAGTTTatcagttaatttattttactttgacATTGTGAGGAAACATATAAATGTCAATTTTGCCTGATTGTCACATAAAACTTCACTTCCCATGCTATTCATGTTGATAATAGCAACGCTGCTGATACTCATCATAACTTTCAGAACATAGTGGGTTTGTTTGGCCTGAATTTTTGTGGGTTTGAAAGCCACTTTTAAGCTAGAGCAATAAAGGAGCTTTAAGAGTTAGGTTAATTGATGATATAAAAGTTCAAATCTCCttatatcatataaattttttttctgtggCTCAAGTATCAAATTGATttatgttagtatttttttcatttctagtcttgtaagtttaatttttcaattttaaatttggtaTGATATGttgatatattttcatttttagtctctGCCCATAAAcaatcattacaaatttttttaacaatgatGTCATTAGGACATCATGCTGATAGTATTGTCACATCATTAAAATATGATGTCATGATGATATCATCATAGATTATGTCATTTATGTATGTGAGTAAAAATGAAACTTTATTAATGAAGtcaaagagattaaaaaataaaataaaaaagttactaggattaaaaataaaaaaatgaacttataatgattaaacatgaaaaagaaattCGTTTGTGTCTATAAATATGTTAGTTAAAGttgtgcatgttttttttttaaaatatttgtgttGAAATAAAATGGTAATtgtcatattaaaaataacaaatactaaagataattaaaaataaaatagcaaaATAAATCGTGGGTGTCTTTTTTGgatgatatatgaatatataaagaaaaaaaaagaagaaaaactaagAAATCGTATGGATTTTTTCGGGAtgatgtatttttgtttttatagttgatgtaagttatattttttatttatttttaattcccatatattttttttcattttagtcttgGTTGACATGACACTATTGTTATAGTTGATCAATGTGTCTtatgttgaaaaaaattgacaattgtcatattaaaaataactaatattaaatataattgaaaataaaataacaaaataaatcttTGGTGTCTTTTTGGatgaaatatgaatataaaaagaaaaaattaagaaaaattaagaaatcttatggatttttttgggatgatgtatttttgtttttatagtacgtgtaagttgtatttttttatttttaatttctatatttttttttcattttagtcttgCTGACATCACATTATTGACATCATCAATGATATGACATTATTGATATAGTTGATCAATGTCTAGTTTCAGATTACTTTCTATTTGTCATGTTagcttttttttaatggaaataaactatagaaattaaaaaaatgttaacttataagaactataatttaaaaaaatgaatttatatgaatcaaaaaataaaaacatgctaaatttaatatttaaaacctttcataattaatcaaaatggaGATACACCTCATCTGGTATGGCGTAAAAGTAGTGAGTAATTGTCAAAGTAATCTATCAAATCAAGGTAGGAAGACTTCATTAATGTATTATAATCCGCTTAGCAATTTTCttcacttttgtttttgttgtttcatttctAGAGTTACAACTGCCATGCAGCTGCATATTTTGTGTCAAATTAAGCACTTTGTAATATTTTCATAACCTAGTGAAACTAATAATTACCATTACAACTTTTTTGTGTAATTACCATTacaatttcagttttatttgtGATCCTTTCGGTTAGTTTATGATACTAATTTAGTTCATTAATTTGGTGTATCTGACAAATCGAAAAAGATGTCACATTAGTCAAAATTAACACACAAAATTATGAAAGGACCAGTAGAGATACTATAACGAATTAtagtaaaactttttaaatagatcaaattcaaatctaaaatatagaaaataggccaaagttttattttaactttaattttaatatattatgtgaATACAGTCAACCAACTAGAATCAGCCatccatataatttttaaaatgattattaaaaaaattaacaattttattatatataacaatacataattaaataataatatatataaagtgtCACTTGTCAAGAAAAACAAGAGGATTTTCCTAGTTAATCATGTTAATTTGGAACCATATTCCATAATAAATTAATGCTACATGGATTTGATATTATTTCACTTGAGGACATATGGTCTTTCCCTGTCGGTCTGGGAAATAGAGAGGAGATTAAATTGGCTTCCCCAAAGTCTCTACCACTGAGGGTCCTAGTTTTGGAAatcaaaactaaattaaactttGGAGAAAAAGAACATGGAGCCCTTTTGTCATGAGACATtatataaaatagtttaattatatattatatttgtcatatgagatattatataaaaaagtttaattacttatttaattcttaaaattactaaattttttttttcttaaattttatatttaaatatttctttttgacCTATGCATATTATCTTAATCATTTTTAACCTTTAAACTTATCATTTTAATCTCTTTTAGTAATTACAGACTATAGAAgggataaaaaattatgtacatTGGCTAAAAAGAgatatttttatgtataaaaactaaaacagaaaatTTTGTAACCATAGGAATCAAGTaagtaattctaaaaaaaaaaatcaaataagtaattaaattaatataaaaatataaacctaTAAAATAGACGAGTACTATCGAGTGTTAAAAACAAATACATATgaagttttattatatttaaaatttgttttagtttgaattatgtgtattttttacCATTATGAttcctatttttaaaataaagtaaattttgtTATACTATCTATCTTCTTCTATTTAAATCCCTCAAATACCAACATTTGTAGTTTATAttgaatttagaaaatgaaatattttaaacactTAGAAGATGGAGATTTAGTATAAAttggatttattttaaaagtattttattggAACTGAGATTAAGGTTTCAAGAgagaattttgaaattttttttaataaaatttgatgttttgattAATAAGTTGTGAGTAAAAATTTAAAGCAAATTAATTGATtcagtttattaaatttttgagaaaaaaataaaaatttaaagtgtAATGTGTTTGTTAATTGAaatcatatcaattaaaatagttttattttgattatttatttttaaatgataaatactttaattttttaaaatattttattttgattcattatatttataaaataatacattttgatCCTAAATGAATGAAATTGAGGATATTTTTACCAAAACTATCGTAAAAGTTGTCTTAAAACACTTTGTACAATAACAATTCAGGAACCATTTGTCTTATAAGTAAATGTTGTCCTTTCCTTATAAGTAATTGTTGTCCAGGGCTGCCAAAGCCACACATCTTCCTTGTGAAAGTAGCATCTTAATTATCTAGGATAAATAAGAGTTTGGAGATTGAACTAATTTGCTGCAATTTATTAGGTTTGTTTTTGCGGTGGATGttgtaattatttatagtttttttttagcattattaagttaattaatactactaaaaaaattgtaaataataaatatattataacatCCAATACATATAACTGAAAATAGTTTTggtaaaatatctttaattattatatatcattttaaaaataattattataaaatttaataaactcatcatatatatatatataagtaataaatgatatttttctttgattttaattataagtaataattatcagtttttaaacttatttaaaattaaatatctcttttatccttaatttattattaattttatttattaaatacttacttattaaattataaatattaatattaaatgatactatcacttataatatttaaatttaagaatattttttaaataaaatttaaatttatgataatattaaatgtgatatgattttctttatttttgataatttgtgttgtgtatgtataggatcatagtaatattttttttacactttcagacTTCGGTACATAAACTATTTATTCTCTCTCATACACATGTTTAAcaaataagattttataaaataatatggaAGCTCCCTTCCAATAAATGTGTTGGTTTTGTGaaggaaattattaaaaacagagagagaagagagagacaaTGCGTATGTGgaggaaatagaattattttattctaattcaaattattCTCAGCAGCAatacaataaatagcaaaaataaactaattagattacaagatattagcaaaacagaatattaaaactaacttgctccttaaagatagAAATCACTTATTGGATAGACTAATCCATCAAAACtgacttactcctaaaatataggaaatcaacttatttactaaatcctattttaaaaattgaaaaataaaatattatgcggttacaaaagtatatcttcaacactcctccttgcttTTGGAACTGCAAACTCCAATTCTTCGAGTTCAAGTTTGTTGATAGGTAGTGACTTTGTAAACATGTCAGCCAGTTAATCTTTAGACTTGCAGTAAATTAAGTTCACTT
It contains:
- the LOC106794562 gene encoding beta-galactosidase 5: MPSLKNLIENEYGAQSKLQGAAGQNYVNWAAKMAVEMGTGVSWVMCKEDDAPDLVDGLRITYFWIKEQIEKEKAQGIDIFVLLRWFFKALRGA